In Sagittula stellata E-37, a single genomic region encodes these proteins:
- a CDS encoding YbcC family protein, protein MNPCMSWPGQTLELFAAADAALQQIPPAFPLDATVAVNPWLGQVGEDRTLAAARMARVGGGRMFLPQHSVAAMIAAGEVTDDDLAAAAAAHGMDPQPLARSAMQEAASPVVLPTVADLAQRESGVDWPAFIEERIGHWAAAKFDRGQAFWPAPDAGAWKSWRSYASRDLTPGLAGLTGFAALVASMPTEARAAFAEACRQLRITPEAAPIYFHRLLVTLGGWSQYARHLSWTAERDGERDETLFELLAVRLVWEAALLQAGGDALAEVWGRSKDDYARSLDAGTDIRRDAALQEAVDRSAERRLSEALSGGEAADRQARPAIQATFCIDVRSERLRRALEASDASIQTLGFAGFFGLPVLHRGHASDTLEARAPILLAPGIKTQATGDKAADTRERVHLRTVRAWGRFKRAAVSAFAFVEAAGPLYVGKLLRDALGQVARPPLDPAPSLDLPLGDRIAAAEGVLRSMSLTSGFARLVLICGHGASVTNAPHASALQCGACGGFAGDVNARLLAALLNDAAVREGLVAKGVTVPEDTHFIAGLHDTVSDHVQLFEDGATIDHRADIERLKTALSHAGLIVRTERARALPRASAHSLSRRGRDWSEVRPEWGLAGCQGFIVAPRCRTAGRDLGGRVFLHDYDWQQDKQAATLELILSAPVVVASWIALQYHGSAVAPETFGAGNKLLHNVVGGIGVLEGNGGTLRAGLPWQSVHDGQVARHVPGRLVVAVEAPVDMIENVLDRQPGVRALFDNGWLTLVTMDRSGKIACRYEKGKWIDRPMPKAVMPDAA, encoded by the coding sequence ATGAACCCCTGCATGTCCTGGCCCGGCCAGACCCTGGAACTTTTCGCCGCGGCGGATGCGGCATTGCAGCAGATCCCTCCGGCCTTCCCGCTCGACGCGACGGTGGCCGTCAATCCCTGGCTCGGTCAGGTCGGCGAGGACCGCACCCTTGCCGCCGCGCGGATGGCGCGTGTCGGCGGCGGGCGGATGTTTCTCCCACAGCACTCTGTCGCCGCGATGATCGCGGCGGGAGAGGTCACGGACGACGATCTTGCGGCAGCCGCGGCAGCCCACGGGATGGACCCGCAACCGCTCGCCCGCTCCGCCATGCAAGAGGCCGCGTCCCCCGTGGTGTTGCCGACGGTCGCGGACCTTGCACAGCGCGAAAGCGGCGTCGACTGGCCCGCGTTCATCGAAGAACGGATCGGCCACTGGGCCGCAGCAAAGTTCGACCGGGGGCAGGCATTCTGGCCAGCGCCCGACGCAGGGGCGTGGAAATCCTGGCGTTCCTATGCAAGCCGCGATCTGACGCCGGGGCTTGCCGGGCTGACGGGCTTTGCAGCGCTTGTGGCATCGATGCCGACAGAAGCGCGTGCCGCTTTTGCCGAAGCCTGTCGGCAACTGCGTATCACGCCGGAGGCCGCGCCGATCTATTTCCACCGGCTGCTGGTGACCTTGGGCGGCTGGTCGCAATACGCACGCCACCTGAGCTGGACCGCCGAACGCGACGGGGAACGGGACGAAACGCTATTCGAGCTTCTGGCCGTGCGCCTTGTCTGGGAGGCGGCGCTTCTGCAAGCGGGCGGAGACGCGCTCGCCGAGGTCTGGGGCAGGTCGAAAGACGACTATGCGCGGAGTTTGGACGCCGGCACGGACATCAGGCGTGACGCGGCCTTGCAAGAGGCGGTGGACCGCAGCGCGGAACGGCGCCTTTCAGAGGCGCTTTCGGGCGGCGAGGCGGCGGACCGGCAAGCGCGCCCCGCGATCCAGGCGACCTTTTGCATCGACGTACGCTCCGAGCGGCTGCGCCGTGCGCTCGAAGCGTCCGATGCGTCAATTCAGACATTGGGCTTCGCGGGCTTCTTCGGCCTGCCGGTGCTGCACCGCGGTCACGCTTCGGACACCCTGGAAGCGCGGGCGCCGATCCTGTTGGCGCCCGGCATCAAGACGCAGGCAACCGGGGACAAAGCTGCCGACACGCGGGAACGTGTCCACCTGCGCACGGTTCGTGCCTGGGGCCGGTTCAAACGCGCTGCGGTCTCTGCCTTCGCCTTCGTAGAGGCGGCGGGTCCGCTATATGTCGGCAAGCTCCTGCGCGACGCACTTGGCCAGGTCGCCCGTCCGCCGCTGGATCCTGCGCCGTCGCTCGACCTGCCGCTTGGCGACAGGATCGCGGCTGCGGAGGGCGTATTGCGTTCCATGTCGCTGACCTCCGGATTTGCCCGTCTTGTGCTGATCTGCGGTCACGGCGCATCGGTCACCAACGCACCCCATGCCAGTGCCCTGCAATGCGGCGCGTGCGGAGGCTTTGCGGGAGATGTCAACGCACGGCTCTTGGCGGCGCTCCTCAACGACGCCGCTGTGCGCGAGGGGCTCGTCGCAAAGGGCGTGACCGTCCCCGAAGATACGCACTTCATTGCCGGGCTGCATGACACCGTTTCGGACCACGTCCAGTTGTTCGAGGACGGTGCCACCATCGACCACCGCGCGGACATAGAGCGCCTGAAAACCGCATTGTCGCATGCGGGCTTGATCGTCCGGACCGAACGCGCACGTGCGCTGCCGCGGGCTTCGGCCCACTCCTTGTCGCGGCGGGGAAGGGACTGGTCCGAGGTCAGGCCGGAATGGGGCCTTGCCGGGTGTCAGGGCTTCATCGTCGCACCGCGTTGCCGGACGGCTGGACGCGACCTTGGCGGCCGCGTCTTCCTGCACGATTACGATTGGCAGCAGGACAAACAGGCGGCGACGCTCGAACTGATCCTGAGTGCACCCGTCGTCGTGGCGAGCTGGATCGCGCTGCAATACCACGGCTCTGCCGTCGCGCCCGAGACCTTCGGCGCTGGCAACAAGCTGTTGCACAACGTCGTTGGCGGCATCGGCGTTCTGGAAGGCAACGGCGGTACGTTGCGGGCCGGGTTGCCGTGGCAGTCCGTGCACGACGGCCAGGTTGCGCGCCACGTGCCCGGTCGGCTTGTCGTGGCAGTGGAGGCGCCCGTGGACATGATCGAG
- a CDS encoding proton-conducting transporter membrane subunit — MTLLLMLAPAALLAAAIAMHLYPPARAHWRLRLPEIGALVALTLGVLVACDLAISGPVTGPLLGIGPIGLSARIDVVSVALTLTVAFVGWVVLRFSRVALDGEARQPAFMGWMAATIACVLLLVSAGNIVQMTLGWMATGFTLHRLLLFYPERPRARRAARKKALSGGVASAALLIAAGILIAGFGTADIAEINAAARTGVSPNLLWLAALMLALAAIFKSALVPTHGWLTEVMEAPTPVSALLHAGVVNAGGFLLIRFADVLVAAPGVLAVLALVGGFSALLAAAVALTQPAVKTALAWSTCAQMGFMVLQCGLALFPLALLHIVAHSLYKAHAFLASGSAVKDVASIRRPGPVAVPDLAAVARAFVLALALYVVVGLAFGIGAKPPQAVALGAILIFGVVYLIAQGIADLAPRALTWRTVALSVVATVAYFALQQGATWASQGTLPPPPPPDGLIWATIALALASFAMAAVAQTTFPIWAGHPAATGLRVHLMNGLYLNAITERLSGRWTPKSGATQ; from the coding sequence ATGACTTTACTGCTCATGCTGGCCCCGGCTGCGCTTCTTGCAGCGGCAATCGCAATGCACCTTTATCCTCCTGCCCGAGCGCACTGGCGTCTGCGTCTGCCAGAGATCGGGGCACTTGTCGCCCTGACCTTGGGCGTACTCGTCGCATGCGACCTTGCGATTTCCGGACCGGTGACGGGCCCGCTTCTCGGGATCGGGCCGATCGGACTGTCGGCGCGGATAGATGTGGTGAGCGTTGCTCTGACCCTGACGGTCGCGTTCGTCGGCTGGGTCGTCCTGCGCTTTTCACGCGTGGCGCTCGACGGAGAGGCGCGCCAACCCGCCTTCATGGGCTGGATGGCCGCGACCATCGCCTGCGTGTTGTTGCTCGTGAGCGCCGGGAATATCGTCCAAATGACTCTGGGCTGGATGGCCACCGGTTTCACGCTCCATCGTCTGCTGCTCTTCTATCCCGAGCGGCCACGGGCCCGCAGGGCGGCGCGCAAGAAAGCGCTGAGCGGTGGCGTCGCCAGCGCGGCGTTGCTGATCGCCGCCGGCATCTTGATCGCGGGGTTCGGCACGGCCGACATCGCCGAGATCAACGCGGCTGCGCGGACGGGCGTGTCGCCAAACCTCCTCTGGCTGGCCGCTCTCATGCTCGCTCTGGCGGCGATCTTCAAATCGGCACTAGTCCCGACCCATGGCTGGCTGACCGAGGTGATGGAGGCACCCACGCCGGTCTCCGCCCTGCTGCATGCGGGGGTGGTGAACGCTGGCGGGTTCCTGTTGATCCGCTTTGCCGATGTCCTCGTCGCGGCACCGGGGGTGCTGGCGGTGCTGGCGCTTGTCGGGGGGTTCAGCGCGCTGCTGGCCGCGGCTGTCGCGCTGACGCAGCCGGCTGTAAAGACCGCGCTGGCCTGGTCGACTTGCGCTCAGATGGGCTTCATGGTGCTGCAATGCGGGCTGGCGCTCTTCCCGCTCGCGCTTCTGCACATCGTTGCCCATTCGCTCTACAAGGCCCATGCCTTCCTCGCGTCCGGCAGCGCGGTGAAGGACGTCGCGTCGATCCGGCGTCCCGGCCCCGTCGCCGTGCCCGACCTTGCAGCGGTTGCGCGCGCCTTCGTCTTGGCGCTCGCGCTCTACGTTGTCGTCGGGCTGGCCTTCGGGATCGGCGCGAAGCCGCCCCAGGCCGTCGCCCTGGGCGCGATCCTGATCTTCGGCGTCGTCTACCTGATCGCGCAGGGGATCGCGGACCTCGCGCCACGGGCGCTCACCTGGCGCACGGTTGCGCTTTCGGTGGTCGCAACTGTCGCCTACTTCGCCCTGCAACAGGGGGCGACCTGGGCCTCTCAGGGCACTTTGCCCCCGCCTCCTCCGCCTGACGGGCTGATCTGGGCGACGATCGCCCTTGCCCTTGCAAGCTTTGCCATGGCCGCGGTGGCGCAGACCACCTTTCCGATCTGGGCGGGACATCCTGCGGCCACGGGACTGCGCGTGCACCTCATGAATGGCCTCTACCTCAACGCAATCACCGAGCGGCTTTCGGGCCGCTGGACCCCCAAATCCGGAGCGACCCAATGA
- a CDS encoding LysR family transcriptional regulator — protein MEHMRLNYHHLRYFQEVAREGNLTRAAERLNLSQSALSTQVRQLEKRLGHDLFERTGRAMILTEAGRIALDHAERIFDVGDDLVATLKASGTASKPLRVGALSTLSRNFQLRFLQPALAQQTELILSSGNGLSLLRSLEDLALDVVLLTDPPPRDTFPDLVAHRITEQSVGIHGHAHRLKYGSLPELLAAEPVILPTESSIRTGFDSLVTRLGVMPRIAANVDDMAMIRLLAREDVGLAITPSVVLADELAQGRLVSAPFPLDIVESFYAVTAPRTFPHPLLGKLVERLENTGND, from the coding sequence ATGGAACATATGCGCCTCAATTACCATCATCTGCGGTACTTTCAGGAAGTTGCCCGCGAAGGTAACCTCACCCGCGCCGCGGAACGGCTGAACCTGTCGCAATCGGCGCTTTCGACGCAGGTGCGTCAGCTTGAGAAACGGCTGGGTCACGACCTATTCGAGCGCACGGGCCGGGCGATGATCCTGACCGAGGCCGGGCGCATCGCGCTGGACCATGCGGAACGCATCTTCGATGTCGGCGACGATCTCGTGGCGACCTTGAAGGCCAGCGGCACGGCGTCGAAGCCACTGCGGGTCGGCGCGCTGTCGACCCTGTCGCGGAACTTCCAGCTGCGGTTCCTGCAGCCCGCCCTGGCACAACAGACCGAATTGATCCTGTCTTCTGGAAACGGGCTATCGTTGCTCAGGTCCCTTGAGGATCTGGCGCTCGACGTGGTGCTGCTGACGGATCCGCCGCCAAGGGACACCTTCCCCGATCTCGTTGCGCACCGCATCACGGAGCAGTCGGTCGGCATCCATGGCCATGCGCATCGGCTCAAATATGGATCGCTGCCTGAACTGCTCGCTGCCGAACCGGTGATCCTGCCCACCGAAAGCTCGATCCGCACAGGGTTCGACAGCCTTGTCACTCGGCTTGGCGTCATGCCCAGGATCGCGGCCAACGTCGACGACATGGCAATGATCCGTCTGCTCGCCCGGGAAGACGTTGGTCTCGCCATCACGCCATCGGTCGTGCTGGCCGACGAATTGGCGCAAGGACGTCTTGTCAGCGCGCCGTTCCCGCTGGACATCGTCGAAAGTTTCTATGCGGTGACGGCTCCGAGGACCTTCCCACACCCGCTGCTTGGAAAGCTCGTGGAGCGGCTGGAAAACACTGGCAACGATTGA
- a CDS encoding glycosyl hydrolase family 8, whose translation MGNIRSRSGYAIVAFSVSAAWTTLAADVAAGPTLPVAPEDASVIYPSVDKDHRRAVLDRFWREWKRVYLHQGCGGAYVDIAGDGKPTYGDSVPNTLTVSEAHGYGMLALVRMAGRDTQAKPLFDEMLAYFRLHPAESGPGLMAWNQTRDCKDAPDGEMTASDGDIDIALALQMAERVWGGYAEDAAEVREAVLSREITRHDLVKLGDWASYDVYAEASRSSDFTPFNFFAFADAPGGDATRWTDIRNTGYAVWGQISETYAPDTGLVPDFMVGMPNDPRPAPAEFLEGEYDGFYSWNALRYPYRLAADFRVSGDPRAAERLRRINKWIRAATNGEPSRIASTYQLDGSIPQDGRWTGEPGWISMFTAGAIAGSGDPTADQAWMDSLWAAMVSIPIEEGDYFGNTLKLLAMIDLAEM comes from the coding sequence ATGGGGAACATCCGGTCCAGATCGGGTTATGCGATCGTTGCATTTTCGGTATCAGCGGCGTGGACCACATTGGCCGCCGACGTCGCCGCCGGCCCAACCCTGCCCGTGGCGCCCGAAGACGCTTCGGTCATCTATCCGTCGGTGGACAAAGATCACCGGCGGGCCGTGTTGGATCGGTTCTGGCGGGAATGGAAGCGCGTCTATCTGCATCAGGGCTGCGGCGGTGCCTATGTCGATATAGCCGGCGACGGCAAACCGACGTACGGAGACAGCGTGCCGAACACGCTCACCGTGTCGGAAGCTCATGGCTACGGCATGCTCGCACTCGTCAGGATGGCCGGTCGGGACACGCAGGCAAAACCTCTCTTTGACGAGATGCTTGCCTATTTCCGGCTGCATCCCGCCGAAAGCGGACCCGGCCTGATGGCGTGGAACCAGACCCGCGATTGCAAGGATGCACCTGACGGTGAGATGACAGCCAGCGACGGCGACATCGACATAGCTCTGGCACTGCAAATGGCAGAGCGGGTATGGGGTGGCTACGCCGAGGATGCCGCCGAGGTCCGTGAGGCCGTTCTGAGCCGCGAAATCACCCGACACGATCTGGTCAAATTGGGCGATTGGGCGAGTTACGATGTGTATGCCGAGGCCTCCCGGTCGTCGGATTTCACGCCTTTCAATTTTTTCGCCTTTGCCGATGCCCCGGGTGGCGACGCGACCCGGTGGACCGACATACGGAACACGGGCTATGCCGTCTGGGGCCAGATTTCCGAAACCTATGCGCCGGATACCGGCCTTGTGCCGGATTTCATGGTCGGGATGCCCAACGATCCGCGCCCGGCCCCGGCGGAGTTTCTGGAAGGGGAGTACGACGGTTTTTATTCGTGGAACGCCCTGCGCTATCCGTATCGGCTCGCCGCCGATTTCCGGGTCAGCGGAGATCCTCGCGCGGCTGAGCGCCTGCGACGGATCAATAAATGGATACGCGCCGCAACAAACGGAGAGCCGTCCCGTATCGCCTCGACGTACCAGCTTGACGGCAGCATCCCGCAGGATGGCAGGTGGACAGGAGAACCGGGCTGGATTTCCATGTTCACGGCCGGTGCGATTGCGGGCAGCGGCGACCCGACGGCGGATCAGGCCTGGATGGATTCTCTCTGGGCGGCCATGGTCTCCATTCCCATCGAGGAGGGAGATTACTTCGGCAACACGCTCAAGCTGCTCGCGATGATCGATCTGGCCGAGATGTGA
- a CDS encoding ABC transporter ATP-binding protein translates to MILTEFRVHASRRCLLDIAGLELPSRGLVGVIGPNGAGKSTLMKALAGVIPHDGQKSLEGGWPDPAGIGYLPQDFTVSAAMSVAECVLLGRRERLGWWITARDRAEVARVLAHLDLGALAGARMDRLSGGQQQRVLLAQKLLRDPRLLILDEPTSALDLHHQLEVLTHLQRLSRDRLVLVSLHDLTLVGRFAEQVVLIEQGAVRTAGQPKIVLHSMHLDHVYAIDSQILSDRNNAPVVIAHRPEERHPEDGNDGDIRQCNKHSQLTLLRP, encoded by the coding sequence ATGATCCTGACCGAGTTTCGCGTCCACGCAAGCCGCCGCTGCCTGCTGGACATCGCCGGGCTGGAGCTGCCCTCGCGCGGGCTTGTCGGTGTCATCGGCCCGAACGGCGCAGGCAAGTCGACACTGATGAAGGCGCTGGCCGGGGTCATTCCCCACGACGGGCAGAAATCGCTGGAGGGCGGCTGGCCCGACCCTGCGGGGATCGGTTACCTGCCGCAGGATTTCACCGTCAGCGCAGCAATGTCGGTCGCTGAATGCGTGCTTCTGGGAAGGCGCGAACGGCTCGGCTGGTGGATCACCGCCCGCGACAGGGCCGAGGTCGCCCGCGTCCTTGCGCACCTCGATCTCGGGGCGCTTGCAGGCGCGCGCATGGACCGACTGTCCGGGGGCCAGCAACAGCGCGTCCTGCTGGCGCAGAAGCTGCTGCGCGACCCGCGCCTGCTGATCCTCGACGAGCCGACGAGCGCGCTCGACCTGCACCACCAGCTCGAGGTGCTCACGCATCTGCAGCGGCTTTCTCGGGACAGGCTGGTGCTCGTGAGCCTGCACGACCTGACCCTTGTCGGTCGCTTCGCAGAGCAGGTCGTCCTGATCGAACAGGGCGCGGTGAGAACCGCAGGCCAACCGAAGATCGTCCTGCATTCGATGCACCTCGACCATGTCTACGCCATCGACAGCCAGATTCTGTCGGACCGTAACAACGCCCCCGTCGTAATCGCCCATCGTCCGGAAGAGCGCCATCCGGAAGATGGCAACGATGGCGATATTCGGCAGTGCAACAAGCACTCTCAGCTCACCCTGCTCCGCCCTTGA
- a CDS encoding FecCD family ABC transporter permease, with protein MSFAPSERSGFDRSGIPRAGAVVAAFAVLSALMVADLVTGPAGLPLDEVLRGLSDGPQGEDRRLATILWHLRMPQTLMATLVGCALGIAGLLMQTILANPLASPYTLGFSAAAGFGAALVILFGTALPVATWIGIPVAAFAATLIAAGLVQLVAHYRGASPEMLVLAGIAVLFFFQSLQSLLQFMAAPEVLQQIVFWLFGSLLKATWTSVKVLTVILLLTLPFVLREVWNLTALRLGSSNAASLGLDVAALRRRVLVLVALLTAGAVSFTGTIGFVGLIAPHVGRALVGEDHRFGLPMAGIMGAIVLVAASVTGKILSPGAVIPVGIITAIAGIPMLLAVILMKGRS; from the coding sequence ATGAGCTTTGCACCAAGTGAACGGAGCGGTTTCGACCGCTCCGGCATACCCCGGGCGGGGGCGGTTGTTGCCGCTTTCGCCGTTCTGAGCGCGCTGATGGTGGCGGATCTGGTGACCGGACCGGCGGGGCTGCCGCTGGACGAAGTGCTGCGCGGCCTGTCGGACGGACCGCAGGGCGAGGACCGTCGCCTTGCCACGATCCTGTGGCACCTGCGCATGCCTCAGACGCTGATGGCGACGCTGGTCGGCTGTGCGCTGGGAATTGCGGGGCTGCTCATGCAGACCATCCTCGCCAACCCGTTGGCGAGCCCCTACACGCTGGGCTTTTCCGCCGCCGCCGGTTTCGGCGCGGCACTGGTGATCCTGTTCGGCACGGCGCTGCCGGTCGCCACCTGGATCGGTATTCCCGTCGCGGCCTTTGCCGCAACGCTCATCGCCGCCGGGCTGGTGCAGCTTGTGGCGCATTACCGGGGCGCCTCGCCCGAGATGCTGGTGCTGGCGGGGATCGCGGTGCTGTTCTTCTTCCAGTCGCTGCAATCGCTGCTGCAATTCATGGCCGCGCCCGAGGTGCTGCAGCAGATCGTCTTCTGGCTCTTCGGCAGTCTGCTCAAGGCGACATGGACCAGCGTCAAGGTACTGACGGTAATCCTCCTTCTGACGCTGCCCTTTGTGCTGCGCGAGGTCTGGAACCTGACCGCGCTGCGCCTCGGGAGCAGCAACGCGGCAAGCCTCGGACTCGACGTCGCGGCGCTGCGCCGCCGGGTTCTGGTGCTAGTGGCGCTGCTGACCGCAGGCGCGGTGAGCTTCACCGGCACCATCGGCTTTGTCGGGCTGATCGCGCCGCATGTGGGCCGGGCGCTGGTGGGCGAAGATCACCGCTTTGGCCTGCCCATGGCAGGGATCATGGGCGCCATCGTGCTCGTCGCCGCCTCGGTGACCGGCAAGATCCTCTCGCCCGGCGCGGTGATCCCCGTCGGAATCATCACCGCCATCGCGGGCATCCCGATGCTGCTGGCAGTCATCCTGATGAAAGGCCGCTCATGA
- a CDS encoding ABC transporter substrate-binding protein gives MKHLTFPALALLSLSAPAWAEITITDLRGREVTLDSAAQEVLLGFYYEDFLAVTGEGAVDRIVGLSRGPWADWRPKQWEIYTAAFPQLADLPDVGDTESSTFSIETALATDPDLVILAGWQYDSLGESAQQFDTAGIPVLVLDYNAQTLDAHLASTRALGKAMGTEDRAEALATLYEDMTADTAARVENATASPKVYVELAQKGPDEVGNTYAGGMWGGVIDRLGGTNIANGQIENWGPLSPEYVLAEAPEVIFLSGSEWLNRPAAVPMGFAADPALAQDRMDAYLARPGWSDLPAVQESEVYGIYHGGSRTLSDFAYFRFMGKALHPEAFADVDPQAELAQFYADWLPIELDGTFMLHAE, from the coding sequence ATGAAACACCTGACCTTTCCCGCCCTCGCCCTGCTGTCGCTGAGCGCGCCCGCCTGGGCCGAGATCACCATCACCGACCTGCGCGGCCGCGAGGTGACGCTCGACTCCGCCGCGCAGGAGGTGCTGCTGGGCTTCTACTACGAGGATTTCCTTGCCGTGACAGGCGAAGGTGCGGTGGACCGCATCGTCGGCCTGTCGCGTGGCCCCTGGGCCGACTGGCGCCCGAAGCAGTGGGAGATCTACACCGCCGCCTTCCCGCAGCTGGCCGATCTGCCCGACGTCGGCGACACCGAAAGCAGCACCTTCTCCATCGAGACGGCGCTGGCGACGGACCCGGACCTCGTGATCCTCGCGGGCTGGCAGTACGACTCGCTAGGTGAGTCCGCGCAGCAGTTCGACACGGCGGGCATCCCCGTGCTGGTGCTCGATTACAACGCGCAGACGCTGGACGCGCACCTTGCGTCGACCCGCGCGCTGGGGAAAGCGATGGGCACAGAGGATCGGGCCGAGGCGCTTGCAACCCTCTATGAGGACATGACCGCCGACACCGCCGCCCGCGTTGAGAATGCAACGGCCTCGCCGAAGGTCTATGTCGAGCTGGCGCAGAAGGGCCCGGACGAGGTGGGCAACACCTATGCGGGCGGCATGTGGGGCGGCGTGATCGACCGGCTTGGCGGGACCAACATCGCCAATGGCCAGATCGAGAACTGGGGGCCGCTGTCGCCCGAATACGTGCTGGCCGAGGCGCCTGAGGTGATCTTCCTGTCGGGCTCCGAATGGCTGAACAGGCCCGCCGCCGTGCCGATGGGCTTTGCCGCCGACCCAGCTTTGGCGCAGGACCGCATGGACGCCTATCTCGCGCGTCCGGGCTGGTCCGATCTGCCCGCCGTGCAAGAGAGCGAAGTCTATGGCATCTATCACGGCGGGTCGCGCACCCTGTCGGATTTCGCCTACTTCCGCTTCATGGGCAAAGCGCTGCACCCCGAGGCCTTCGCGGACGTCGATCCGCAGGCCGAGCTGGCGCAGTTCTACGCCGACTGGCTGCCGATTGAACTGGACGGCACCTTCATGCTGCACGCGGAATGA
- a CDS encoding Crp/Fnr family transcriptional regulator encodes MQIAPQSHAWGHPPAARPARPALFRGLTTPEMRRVRRVFTEDLYEGDEAVPRDPARAPFVGLLLDGCLREDATSPDGERLFALTFPGETLSPLGPRRCRGRLSAIGAVRLLTCDRDGFERIAQAVPRLRLNLLGLVQEQLAEAHRWQVLLGRKNASERVASMLHWFHARQGAPAELHLPVNRTELGQMAGLTMETVSRQVRAFEKAGVIDLPLPSRVRVIDPGALQTLSGDARTQRLH; translated from the coding sequence ATGCAGATCGCACCGCAATCTCACGCATGGGGGCATCCTCCGGCGGCACGTCCCGCTCGCCCGGCGCTGTTCCGGGGGCTGACCACGCCCGAGATGCGGCGTGTCCGCCGTGTCTTCACCGAAGACCTCTACGAGGGCGACGAGGCGGTTCCCCGTGATCCCGCGCGCGCGCCCTTCGTGGGCTTGCTGCTGGACGGGTGCCTGCGCGAGGACGCCACATCGCCGGACGGCGAACGGCTCTTTGCGTTGACCTTTCCCGGCGAGACGCTCTCGCCTCTCGGCCCGCGCCGCTGCAGGGGACGGCTGAGCGCCATTGGCGCGGTGCGGCTTCTGACCTGTGACCGAGATGGGTTCGAGCGGATCGCGCAGGCTGTGCCACGCTTGAGGCTCAACCTGCTCGGGCTGGTGCAGGAGCAACTGGCCGAGGCGCACCGCTGGCAGGTGCTGCTGGGCCGCAAGAACGCCTCCGAGCGGGTCGCCTCCATGCTGCACTGGTTCCACGCGCGGCAGGGCGCCCCCGCCGAGCTGCATCTGCCTGTGAACCGCACCGAGCTGGGGCAGATGGCGGGCCTCACCATGGAAACCGTGTCGCGGCAGGTCCGTGCTTTCGAAAAGGCAGGCGTCATCGATCTGCCGCTGCCAAGCCGTGTCCGGGTGATCGACCCGGGCGCGCTGCAAACTCTGTCCGGCGACGCCCGAACGCAACGCCTTCATTGA